Below is a genomic region from Cynocephalus volans isolate mCynVol1 chromosome 14, mCynVol1.pri, whole genome shotgun sequence.
TTGTCCCCATTTGCAGCCAGCAGCTCTTTCCAAACTCTCGTCCCTGCCTACCCTGCAGCCACACTAATGTCTGTCAATTTCTTGAAAGCACCAAGACCTTATGCACGGAATTTTACTACTGTGGAAGCTTCTTCGCCTGGTTACCTCCCAGTCGTTCCTCCCTGCAACATCCCTCTGACCACTTATGGGCTCCTCATGCACCTGGACTTAGCTCTTTCAGGAGACTTCTCCCTTGACATGGTGATTCCCAATTTATCTGATTGTATCCCCCACAAGGTTTGAAGTTCCTTGAAGACCAAGATTCTTGTCTTGTTCAAGGTTGTATCCCCAGTGCTTTGTACCTGAGTCATGGTAGCACTCAGTTAATATGTGTTGGGTTGAAAAGAAGTGAAAACCataatatccaaacaaaaattactaTTCTTAGAAGAAGGTTGGGAGGGGGTGGTATGaggacttattttttaaattttctttactaGTTATTGCCTAGTCTAAACTGGTGGTTCTTAATGTGTGGTCCCGGACTAGCAGCATTAGCATCATCTGGAAACTTCTTAGAAACACAAATTTTTGGTTTCATCCCAGACCTAGTGATTCAGAAAATCAGGGTGTTGTGTGCAGCAGTCCGTGTTTTACCAGTGATTCTAATGTActctcaagtttgagaaacactaccCTAGTCCTAGGGCCGAGCTTGGGTCAGAACATTCATCATGTgaatttcaaaaattagaaaaactttaCATTTATATCAGGATCTTCAGCTAACCAAACACTTCTCCATCTTCATTCCCCTTTCTTATTATAGCAATTGTTGTAAGTCAGCAGCAGGCATAACAATAAGTTTTGTTAAGCTCCATTCAATAGATAAAAACAGTAaggttggggggaaaaaaaaaaaactactttctCAAATGGTAAGATTGAAACAGGCAGAGTCAAAGCAAGAATCAGGCCCAAGGCTCTTTCCACAGTAATATATCATTCAgaaaccagtaaaataaaataaagcaccaGAGAATTCACAGTTTAGGGGCCAGAGATGTGAATACATGTTTTCCTTCGCAAGGATGCTGGCTGATGTGGTAACTAACCTTTCAGGAGGATTCCTGAGTCTTTGGGTTTCTAAGGCTCCTGAGTCAGTCCTTCAGGACAAATTAGTACAATAGCCTGCACAGCTTACATTGGAGaaatggcagattttttttttaagggcacaATAAATGgcgtttgtttttttaaaccttcTAGCTTTCTAGGGGTGAAGAACCCCTGCCTGTAAGAAACCTCGCTTCCCTATTAGTCCTAGCAGAAGCACCTAGGGTCCCAGCAGAAGCACCTAAGCCTTGGTGGACACAGCAGCAAAAGTTCTGGAAAATGGGGACAAAAAAGGACTGATCAGGGTCTTGTCTGTGTTTGGGTGGCTGTCTGGCGCCCCCTTGTGTCCAGTATCTGGACCCAAAAGTGACTGAAGGAAAGTGAAGTGGGCAGGGACAAATGGCTACAGCCATTTACCACAACGGGGTATGGCCAGAGAGGAGCCAGTAAATGGGCTCAAGGTGGGCAAGGGCCACTCTGCACACCATCTGGGCTGCGCTGAAAGCCCCTCCGGACATTGGCCCAGCCCGGGTGGAAAAGCACTTACTGGGACAATTTGCCTAGAACAGGACAGGTGGAAGTTATGCCCAAGCTTACCCAGTTGCCTCCACCAAGAAGCTTGATCATCGTGTCCCTCCTGCTGGGTGTTTGGCCAGTAGGCTTTTCCTCCTGACTTACTGCCCAGGGCAGAGGCtcatagccttttttttttttcttcaagggaAATTGACTGTTCTGTTGAAGACAGCTTGGGCCCCTGAGGAGGAATTACAAGGCAGTTCTGAACGTGCTAAGTCAGTGGGTGATAATGGGCACAGTGTGCCCAGCAGAAGCACTTCCCACCTGCGGCCATAAATAGTCCTTAACTGGTTCACACAGAAGGCCTGGGGTTGGCTCTGCCTTCTTGCTTGCCTGCTCCCTCTGACTCCCACCCCCAGGATTTTCCCGTCCCAGCCAGATTACCACATTGTACAACTGGTGTGAAAAGATGTCTTTCATGCCTGGACCACGGCACCTTCAGCGCAAGGCCGTAGAGCCAACCCCAAGCTTTCAGGGTCATCTCTAGCCACAGAGCAGGGCTCACCCTAGGGAGCAGCACTGATCTGAGCCTTCAAGTTTGGCTGGATCCTGGCTCCTCCTCGTAGATGCTGAGTCATACAAGTCACTAAaacactctgagcctcagtctcctcattggGAAAATGGAAATCTTGAACCTGATATTAGCCCAATATAGAATGGATCTAGGAACTTTATAGAATTAAATATGCTGGTAAATCTAACAAAGTACCCTCTTGCCTCTaagcctttgcacgtgctgttcccactgcctggaacagttttctcccttttctccctcACTTGGCTAGCACCTCTTTATCTTCAGTCTCAGCTCAGACTTCTCCAGGAACATTTCTGTGTTTCCCTGAGATAGGCCTGGCTCTCCTCCTCTGCTTCCCATAACCCTCTGCATATCCTCGGTCCCAGGAGTAGTCACGAGGTATGTTAATTGGCTGTTTGCTGGTCTGGGCCCCCACTGTAATAGACCCTGTGAAGCAAGAGCAGGGATGAGGTCTGCCGTATTCATGTTGGCATCCACAGGGCctggtacagtgcctggcatcgTGTTGGCACTCAATGACTATGGGTTTGACTGAATGGATGGGCTCAGAATGAAGCACAGGCTGGGGCCAGGGGCAGAGGCCAAATCAGTTAAGCAGCCAAGGAAACATGCTCATACCCATGGCCTGTCCACATTCTGCACAACTGCCTGCAGCCAGACAGGTCAGTCCTAGAACCCATGAGTGCATGTGCCAGTGAGGTCTCTGCCAGTCATTTTTGGTGCTGTGGACTATTAGAAAGAGAAGAAACCTTTAGGAGTCATTCAGGCCTGGAGCCCCAGCTCAACCACAGAAGctctgcttttattcttttgtgtctgtgtttCCCAATGTGATTGTGTCTTAAAAGTCTGGTTCCATGGTTTAAGAGGAGAGGAGAATTCTGGAAACCACTGACTTAGACCTGTGCCCTCATTTTGCAGAAAAGTAAAGGAGACCCAGTGAGGAGAGAGGATCttccctaaggtcacacagctcagtAACAGCATAGAAAGACCCCGAATCCTGGACTGTTTACACACTTTttagagggagggaagaagatgggGGTAATTGTTACTTGGAGTGAAGAGCTGAAGGAGATTGAGTAGGCCCACAGGGTCCCCAGATCATGATGTGCACCTCTGAAACCATGGCATGGGGTGGGAGAGGGCGGTATGGGCATCACATACCACCCATGCCAGCCTTCCTGGGAGGTGAGAAGTGGAAGGCAGTACACAGAGAGCTCCAGAGGGCCTGACCATGGGAGGTCATGGTCACGGCCACACACACATACTGCACCTGCACTCATGGTTAATCCCCACCCAACTTCCCTGCCAGGCCCTGACAACTGTCCCTGGGAATATTGTCTCCTTAGGCCATGGAGGGCTGAACCAGCTAGGAGGAGCCTTTGTAAATGGCAGACCCCTGCCAGAAGTGGTCCGCCAGCGCATCGTAGACCTGGCCCACCAGGGCGTAAGGCCCTGCGACATCTCTCGCCAGCTCCGTGTCAGCCATGGCTGCGTCAGCAAGATCCTTGGCAGGTAAGCACGAAATTCACTATGCACCACGTTCCCTGCAGGGCCCTTGCCTTCTGCAGCCAGCCTTCTGGCTGCAAGCCCACCCTCCTGCCTGGGGACTGGAGGTCTGCTCCCGATGTCCAGCTTTGGTCTGGAACTTGAACAGGGTATGGTAGGTTGAGCTTTGTGGCCTTTGCCTATCCACTGctcttttctggttttcttgcccttccttcctttttcatccatttcttcttcctttagtttctccctctccctttttatCTGTCACCCATGTGTCATTTGCTAGAGGCTTCTCTGCTCCTGAGGCAGGACAATCTTCCCCAGAGATCATCTCTCTGCTGAGACCTAGAGAAATGAGCTGCTAGGGAGAGGACACACATGAGACACAGCTGCCAAGGTCTGGTCCCTGCAAGAAGGAAGTCTGGGTTGGGGCTTCTTAAACCATACCTCCCAGGGCACCTGCAACAGAAGCACTTGGGTGATTTGATAAAATGCATATCCCTGGGTCCCAGtccagacctattgaatcagcCTATCTAGGAGCCAGGCCTAGATGCTGTGATTCTTACGAGATGACCAGGAGACACTTATGAACACTAAGGATTGAGAGGCATTGATCTACAAGACAACAGGGCAGTGGTCCACAGCCCTAGCTGCACATTAGAGTCACCTGGGcagactttattaaaaaataataataataatgtctatgTCCCAGCCCAGACCAATTAAGTCAAAACTTTAGGGGAATAGGCCCAAGTTTTAGTATATTGTTACGCACCCCCTTTCCCCAAGTGACTCTAATTCtctgcagccagggttgagaaccactgacccaAAGGTTCAGGAGGGGCCAGGAAAGGCAAAGCCTCCACATATTCTAAGCTGGAGAACCACTTCCATCAGAAATGCCCCTGCACCtgggaacacttattctattttatagaatgttctGTTGCCCAATTccagaattgcaataaagccaatggatatttaaaaaaaaaaaaaaaaatgcccctgCGCCAGAGGATGCAGGGCTCCTAGTCAGCTCTGTGTGCCTGTTCCCCTCCCCCTacctgtccccctccccagcccatgTGTGGTCTCAGAAGGATCCCTGATTGGACAGGACAAAGGGGCCTGGACTGTAAATGAACTGTCAACAGCCCTGGCTCCTGTGTGAAGTTGTTAGGGAAAACCATAACTCTTTGCTGAGGTCAGGAGAGGAAATTCCCAGGATTGGCTGTGGCATCCCAGAGAGGAGATGAGCCCTGAATGGTAGACAAatgaataaagttttaaagaGCCAAATTCTTTTTCCTGGCAGAAGAGACCAGAAAGTTTCACAACACACAAGGGAGATATCCTAACATAGGCCATCGATCTGCCAAAGCAGCTAGCTGGGGGATGAAGAGAGGGGAGGAATGGACACCCTGGAAGAGGAGGCTCAGCTGAGTGGCTGGACCTGGCCAGGGATCCAAGCGAGGCTGGGATTCCAGAGTTCACAAGGAGCAGCTTCAATGTGAACTACGTAACCTGAGAGACAACCAGTGACCAGGGCAGTGAGGGATACAGCTCGGGCTTGGACAGGGTGTGGAGCAAAAGTGAACCAGAAAGGCAGGGCAGAGGGCCCAGTGACCCCAGCTGGCCTCCCAGGCCGGGGTGAAACCAAGACACCAAGGAGAAGAGCCAGTCATGCTTTAGCTAAGAGAAGCTGGATGGAGAGACCACCCCCATCAAACTGTACCTCCCACAGAGCACAAATGCCAAGATTTCCTTCCTTAGAAGGAAGTCTCTTGTGCCCCATAAGATGGCTGCTGCAGGTGCTCAGACACAGGAGAATagccagaggaaagagaaagagggaagccAGGGTGAGGTCTTTAGCAGAGGGTTCTGGTTTGGCAGCAGTATGCACCTACCCAAGCAAGGGAAACAGACAGTTCTGGGAACATCAAGTGTTGAGGCCAGGCTTAGGGGCACGTTGCACTCCCATACCCTCCCCAGAAAGCTCAGAGGGGAGAGAGGCTCCAGCTAAGTCCCTGCCCAAAGATCGCATCTGCTTATTGGGTAATTCTTTGGGGTTCTCTATTGGAGTAGGTACTACGAGACTGGCAGCATCCGGCCTGGAGTGATAGGGGGCTCCAAGCCCAAGGTGGCCACCCCCAAGGTGGTGGAGAAGATTGGGGACTACAAACGGCAGAACCCTACCATGTTTGCCTGGGAGATCCGAGACCGACTCCTGGCTGAGGGTGTCTGTGACAACGACACTGTGCCCAGTGTCAGCTCCATCAACAGGTGAGTGAGAAACAGCAGCCTCTGGCATCAGACTGGGGCTCCTGGGCTTTGGGAGAATAATGAAAGAGACCTGAAGAAGGGCCTAGCTTGGGTGGAGCACGGGCTGGAAAGGGGCCCCATGCTGAAGAATCAGGCAGGAAGCACCCCCGTACCGAGCAGCTGTCTCCTCTCCCCGCCTCCTCACCTGCCCCATGCCATGGggcaccctcccccacccccacccccactgtggTGCCCACCGTGATGTGCTATCTACGGTTTCCTTCCTCAAACACCACATCCTCTTTCATTCAATAAAAGAATCTTCTCGAATTGATCTTTTCCTGAACTCAAGACCCCTAACCCAGCCTTCATTCAAGCATTCTCTCACTTGTTTAGTCCTTCAATTATTCACTCACTATCTCAATCAGTCAtttactcactcactcattcatccattcatttattcactcattatGCACTAGGCCCTGGGGACACAAACTCTCTGTACTCACAGAGCTTACAGTCTAAGGAGAACAGACACTAATCAAGTACCCACATgaatgattgtaaaaatgcagcTCTAAGTCCTGCTAAGAGAGGAACATGAGGGTACCTGACCTAGCATAGGGTGACTTGGCTTGGGAAGGTAATGAAAGGCTTTCCCTGAGTAAGACACAATGAGTAAGAGTTAACAAGGTGAAAGGTGGAGCAAAAAGAGCTCAGAGagagcacatgcaaaggccctgtggctaATATGATCTTACACAAGAAGCTGAAAGAAAGCCAGTAGAGAGAGGAGGTAGGGAGAGGAGGTAAGCTGAGATTGGAGATGTCCACAGAGGCTTCTCTACAGGGGCTAGTGGCTGTATTACATATTCTCACCTTTGGTCCATGAGCAACGGGAAGTCCTTGGTAGATTTGAAGCAGGGGGCTTACTTGGATTTCAGAAGGTTCACTCTGTCTGCAATAGGGAGAATCAATTAGAAACGGTCAAGAGTGGGTAGAAGTGGGCCAGTGGGTGACTCTCGAAGGAGAGAGTTGGTGGTGTCATGCTCTAAGGTATTGACCATAAGATGCAGAGAGGAATCAATGCTCGAGAGGTTTACAAGGTCAAGCCCACAGAACTGGATAATGGGTTTGataaggaagggagggaagcaaATGTTATGCCGCACCTGTGTTTCTGTCTTGAGTGACCAATGGTACTAAACATGGAATGGAGACACTGGGGTGGACCAGGTGTGAGGAGTAAGGTCATGGGTTTGATTGTGGACAGGTTGACTTCGAGGTGCCTTTGAGATACCCAAATGGGATGTCAAGAGGCGATTGGATCTGGGGCAGCCATGAGTCccgttttctcttcttttctctaatagcctttcttctcttcctcacaGGATCATCCGGACCAAAGTGCAGCAACCATTCAACCTCCCCATGGACAGCTGCGTGGCCACCAAGTCCCTGAGCCCAGGGCACACACTGAGTGAGTGTTGAGGGacctggacacacacacacaccctcacacacataTCCCCATCTATgtagacacaaacacacagagtCACACACACCCCCACGGACACACCTGTGTACTCATAAACCTACGTGTGGACTGAGCTGTTCCACTGGAACAAAGCCTTCCCAGGAAAGATCCACTGAACTATTGAGAGGTGGGAACACTTCAGACAGCACTGACTCCAAGAAACCCCTCACCACGAGCCCTCTGGAGGAATGACCTCCGAGCCTCTCCAGGGCTCTGTCCACAGCGTGGTTTCCTGCCTCCTCCACGGTGACAGCAGGGACTGTGAGAGGTGCCACTCCCACATCCTGACCCTTTCCCTCCTACCCCACTGCAGTCCCCAGTTCAGCGGTAACGCCCCCAGAGTCACCCCAGTCGGATTCCCTGGGCTCCACCTACTCCATCAATGGGCTCCTGGGGATTGCTCAGCCTGGCAGCGACAGCAAGAGGAAAATGGATGACAGTGAGTGTTGGGGGACCACAGGGCAGCTTGGGGGGTAGAGGAGGGCAGTGTGCTCAAGCTTTGATGGAGACAGAAGTCCTTCCCCTGATGGCCTAGGACTTTGTAGGGGCTCTGCAATGCCCAGCCTGCAGAGTCACATGTCCTGTCTGCAAGCTGGCCAAGGTTCCGAGACTGGGAGCCTggccctctccctccctccactctgGCCTGGGGGATGGGTAGATGATTCCCCTGAAAGCTCTCTCCCTGCCTGGGGCTGCCAGGTGACCAGGACAGCTGCCGGCTGAGCATCGACTCGCAGAACAGCAGCAGCGGGCCCCGAAAGCACCTTCGCACCGACGCCTTCAGCCAGCACCACCTCGAGCCGCTCGAGTGCCCGTTTGAGCGGCAGCACTACCCAGAGGCCTACGCCTCTCCCAGCCACACCAAAGGCGAGCAGGTGAGAAGCTGGGCTGCAGGAAGTGAGCAGGGGTGGGCAGGGATGGGGCTAGGCATGCTCTGCCAGTGAGCCTGAAGTCCTGCCGCCAGAGCAACCAGAAGTTGCTTCAATGGGCTCAGGGTATGTGCTTCTTGCTGCTGCAAGCCCGATAGGCTTTACTTCTCCAGATGCCCTGGTATCTTCCTCCTCTCCCAACCCTCTCGCCTCCCCTCACCCAAAGCCCTGGAGTCTATCCCTTTCCAGGAGGACAGCCTAACTTGGTGGGGCCATCCCCTTGCCATCGGTGGGGCCATCCCCTTGCCATCGGTGGCTCCCCCAGGCTGCAGGGTGAGTCCAACAATCCTAAAGCGTCAGCAACAAAGCCTTCATACGATGACCTTAAGCACCCCCAccggccctgcctgcagctgctcaCTGTGCACACCCCATGACCCTACATTACTCATGCCCCCAAGCACACCACCCCATTCACACTTCTCTGCCCTTGCACATGGTGTGCCCTCCTCGCAGAATGCCTTTCCTCCCACTTCCCTGCCTGGAAAAACACCACTTGGCCATTATGACTCAGCTCAAACATCACCCTCTCCATAAATTTttccctgtccctctctccctcctctgtgctATGGCATGTCCCACCTGAGCTCCTGGTAACTTCTCACCGTGTCTCATCACAATCGTGTAAAGACACAACAGATTTCTTAAGGACAGGGCAGCCTCCTGAAACATTGTTTTTATCTCTAGCACCTACCATTGCATCTTTTAATAGATGCTCAATATAGGTATATCGAGTGAACGAACAAATGAATACGTTGAGAAACCCAGAGCAATACATCACAAACTACAGGGAATTTTTCTTGCTAGTGCTCAAGACGGGTGGAATGGATGATAATGGGTTGGCTCCCGTGGAAAGCTGACAGAGACATGAGAGGTCCCACCCTGAGGCCAGCAAAGACTCTACAGCTCCAACAGAACCACCGGCTCCCAGCTCGTTACTACCCGTCAGCAGAAGTAGTGTCTTCCTACCCTCACCCACCAAGTTAACCAGCCGAGGAGGGTCTTTAGGGTAGTGTCTGTTTGCCCCTCTTTGCTTACGCTGTCATTTGCTTCAGGAGTGAGGCAAGCCCTATGCCTTTAAGATCTGAGAAGGACAATGGCGATGATGCCAGTAATCTGCTGAACCACTGCCAGTGACTGTAGGGGCTGCTGGCCCTGTGCCAGCACCCACAGCTGGGCTTGCAATCTGCGTCAGCTGTTTTATCAGCTTTGGCTGGGGCAGCCACGAGGGGTGCTGGGAAAGCCGGCCGTCAGCAGACCTGGGGAGAGGGCCTGGACGTTCATCCACAAGTCAACACAGGCTCCAGGAGGGAGATGGGCCTCAGTGGGAGGCCTGCAGGAAGCCTGCCCTGTAAGAGTGGGACTGCAAACCCAGGGTGCAAGCCCAGCTGCCCTGGGAGAGTAAAGAAACCCTGCCAACGAGACCCTGCGCACCCACTGGGTCCCAAAGTCATTTTCTGGCTCCATCCCCAAGCCCCGCAAAGGACCCTGCTTGATGACAGTGAGCCTGGGCCATGCCGGCAACCCTACATAAGGAATCCTGCAATGAGAGAGTCTTAAAGCTAAACGGGACTTTGGTGACCCCCTAGTCCagtttttccatttgtgtggagaTAATCCAGGGTCAGGAAAGACAGGGAAGGTTTGGGAGAAGCAGATGGTTGTGGAGCTCAGGGCTGCTGGCCCTGGTTTCATCCAGACAGGTCCCTGTTACCTGTTTTAGATACGGTGTTTCTATGTAAGTTCTTACTTGGAGACTGGAAAAGACATTTTGAAAACCATTGAACTGTTCCAACTCCTTATCCTCgtaaggaaactaaggcccagcaCAGTGTCCATCAATCATTCATTCCCTCCCTCAGTCAATCACtgactcactcattcattcacctgGCATGGTGGTGAAGGGAAGAGAGAACCCAGCCAGTGCCCATGGTCCCTCACATCCAAGCTCTTGCCCTTCCCACCTATGGTGACTGACTGTGCTGCCAAAGAAATACTCCGTGTTCTCTCACCTGGGCAGAGGAAAGCCTCTGGCTTGGGAAGCCACGAGAGAAGCACAGGTTCACACCTGACCTAAAGACAGGGCATAGACAGAGCCATCTCTTCTGCAAAATTAACAAGTGggaaagcatttaacaaaaatgtCATGCAGCTTCATTCCTGGCTGCTATTTCACTGCCAGGCATAGTTAGAGGAGTTAATATAGCTCTCGTTCCTCTGTTTCATAAATGCACCAAGAAGCATGTAAACAGAATGTGACTATCATGACAGAGACCAGGAATTTGGCAGCTCTGACTCTTCACATAAtcctgaaataataataataataataactatgatAACAACAGATTCTCAAACTGTTGTCAGCATTCTATGCTGAGTGCTTTATATAAGTGCTCAAGCATTCTATGCTAAGTGCTCTATATAAGTAAAGTCTCATTGAATCCTTACATCAGCCTTGTGAAGTAGATTCTATGATCCCTGTTATACAAGTGAGaaaaatcaaggctcagagagatcaaGTAGACTAAAGCTACTTGGCAGTTCATTGCAAAACCAGGGCTCAAACTTGCTTAAGTTCTGAAGCTTTGTGCCACTCTGCCCGCATTTCAGATTCAATCCCAGTACAAAATCCAGCCATCACTGGGATGTTTAGGCCATTCAATGCAACATCACCAAAATGTTTGactctatacattttttttttcttttttcactaaaTTGCCTAGATTTTTAGAATAGCTATAGGATTTTGAGTAGATATTTTGCTATTGAATCAACATATCTATAAGGCATTTTAAGCTTTTCTTACACCCTGTAGAAATTAGGTGTTTTGTTCAATGTCATTAAGCCGGACTCTAAGCAACTCCACCCTGCCCTAAGTGGGCCCCCTCGGAAGGCATGGAACCAGAGTACCATTTAGTCAGTAATTGTCGCTACACACCAATGATGCCCTTGTGGCCTCCAGAATTGACTGAAGCTTCCAAAAGTGCCTGGCAGGCAATCGGAAAGTGCTGTGGCTCCTTGGAGAACCCAGCTTGATGGAAATCACTGAAAGCAGCTGCCTTTAGTGGAGCTGTTATGTAACCACAGAGCATTCCCTAATTTCAGTTTTGCACAATGCTTCACATAGCGCATTTGTGACGTGGGTGACACATAGATGGGGCACGGATGTGTGCTATTTCATCCCCTGGTGGGAGGAGCCATATTGAGAGTGAGGTCCATTTGCCTTTAGTTGAACAAGTTCTTTTTGGAAGGAACAACTTAGGCAATAGCTGTACTCATGCCAGGAGAGGCCGGTAGACTAAAATGAAGTCTCATTGACAAAAAAACCCCAGGTACTTGATAAAGAGTATTTCAAAGAGAATTAACCCCAAGTATCATTTTCAAGCTGAACCTGCACACTTCCATTTGTTTGGATACGGAGAGA
It encodes:
- the PAX8 gene encoding paired box protein Pax-8: MGITYHPCQPSWEALTTVPGNIVSLGHGGLNQLGGAFVNGRPLPEVVRQRIVDLAHQGVRPCDISRQLRVSHGCVSKILGRYYETGSIRPGVIGGSKPKVATPKVVEKIGDYKRQNPTMFAWEIRDRLLAEGVCDNDTVPSVSSINRIIRTKVQQPFNLPMDSCVATKSLSPGHTLIPSSAVTPPESPQSDSLGSTYSINGLLGIAQPGSDSKRKMDDSDQDSCRLSIDSQNSSSGPRKHLRTDAFSQHHLEPLECPFERQHYPEAYASPSHTKGEQGLYPLPLLNSTLDDGKTTLTPSNTPLGRNLSTHQTYPVVADPHSPFAIKQETPEVSSSSSTPSSLSSSAFLDLQQVGAGVPAGASVPPFNAFPHAASVYGQFTGQALLSGREMVGPTLPGYPPHIPTSGQGSYASSAIAGMVAGSECSGSAYGHTPYSSYSEAWRFPNSSLLSSPYYYGSTSRPSAPPTAATAFDHL